Within Prosthecobacter sp., the genomic segment ATGCCTTCATCGTTTACTGGCCACCGCCTACAGAAAGCAGGCAATTGCGTCTAGCAGTCAAAGATAACATCGATGTAAAAGGCGTGGTCACCACTGCCGGTTCCGCCTATCTCGCCAGCACGAGTCCGCCTGCGGCACGCGATGCGAAGTGTCTGGCATTAGCGCGGGAGCGCCATGTGCCGATTGTGGGAAAAACGAATCTCACAGAACTCGCGGTGACAGTGTCGGGCAACAACAGCCATTTTGGCACGCCGAGAAATCGTTGGAACGGCAAGACTGAAGTGATTCCAGGAGGCTCGTCCAGCGGTTCGGCCGTAGCGGTTAAAACCGGTATGGTGGATGTGGCTCTTGGTACCGATACCGCCGGTTCGATCCGCGTCCCGGCGGCGTGCTGCGGCATTTACGGCCTGAAGACGACCTATGGTCTCGTGTCCACCCAAGGCGTGGTTCCCATCTCACCCAGAAATCTGGACACCGTCGGACCGATGGCCAAGGACATCCCCCATCTGGTGAAAGGCATGGACTTGCTGCAGCGGGGATTCGCTGCTCGTTACGAAAGAGCCGCCGCGGCCAAACCTTCGCCCCGGCAGATTAAAATTGGGCGGCTGTATCTGGACGGCACCGACCCCGCCATCGACTCCGCCATAGACGCGGTCCTCGTCGCCAAAGGCTTTAAGATTTACCGGCTCAGTCGGGCGTTCAAAGCGCAATGGGAACAGGCGCAGAAGGACGGCAAAGTCGTGGCCGCCGCCGATGCCTGGATCAGTGACCGCCAATACGGCGACAAAAAAGGCGTCAACTTCATCACCAAGGCGGTGTTCGCTCTGGGCGAAATTGAATACAAGGCCAACAATTACACAGAAGCGCTGAAGAGACGGCCTGGGTGGCAGCGAACTCTGCTCGAAGCCTTCAAGAAGATGGATTTCATCGCCGTGCCGACGCTGCAGAATCTGCCGCCCAAGTTTCCCTTCTGGGGCACTACTGTCGTGTTTGAACTGCGAGTGTTCAACATGCAGAACACCGTGGGCGTCAATCTGGCGGGGAATCCCGCGCTAGCGCTGCCCGTCCCGCTGCCGGCGCAAGGCAAGACCGTACCCGTGACGAGCCTGCAATTGGTCGGACCACCGTTGAGCGAGGCGGAGCTGTTAAATGCAGGCCGTCTGTTCGAAACCAAGCACTAACATCATGAATTTTCCTTCTGTCACTCTCACCTTGGGCATCGCCCTGATAATGTTGCTCATCTCCACTGTCGGCCAGGCACAGTCTGGGGGTGAAACCATCATCAAACCGGCGGAGGCTGTGCCAAAGACGCCCGCAGAGGAACTCATGGAGAAGGGCGATGTCTTCGATCTCAAATTTCAGGCCAATCGTGCGCTCAACTATTATCTAAGGGCGGCACAACTGGAGCCGAAGAACGTGCCCCTGCTGCTGCGCATCGCTCGGCAATACCGTTATCTGATGGCTGAGGCCAGGACGACTGAGGACCGGCTCAAGTTCGGTGCCACCGCCTTGGGCTATGGACAGCGTGCGGCGGCGCTCGCGTCACGCAGCTCCGAAGCGCAGCTTTCTCCCGCCATCACGTACGGGAAGATGCTGCCCTATCAGGGCAGCAAGGCGCAGGTGGAGGCCACGCCACACATCAAGGAGGCTGCTGACAAGGCGATCAAACTCGATCCACGCAATGACAACGCCTGGCATGTGCTGGGCCGCTGGCACCAGGTGCTTGCCGGCATTGGCACGCTCAAGCGTGCGCTGGGTGGACTCATCTACGGCAAGCTGCCAGTCACTACCAATGAAGCAGCAGTGGTGTGTTTTGAGCGTGCCATCGCGATCAATCCCCATCGGCTCCGCCATTACATCGAACTGGGGCGCACCTACGCACAGATGGGTAAAAACGTCGAGGCACGCCTGTTCCTCGAAAAAGGGCTGGCGATGCCGGACAAGGAGTATGACGACCCTGAATTGAAGGCGAAAGGCAAAGAGGCGCTGGCGA encodes:
- a CDS encoding amidase, translating into MRNAVLWTSRIAPITGRTKMGRCSIAMVAQTLARLEVIRQIHPKVDGWRRKKKNLSSGANRPVSRQNMEGHLMNDMKNQSCATFQWVLSGLLWLLLLNSCSWEKHLATRARAHAFIVYWPPPTESRQLRLAVKDNIDVKGVVTTAGSAYLASTSPPAARDAKCLALARERHVPIVGKTNLTELAVTVSGNNSHFGTPRNRWNGKTEVIPGGSSSGSAVAVKTGMVDVALGTDTAGSIRVPAACCGIYGLKTTYGLVSTQGVVPISPRNLDTVGPMAKDIPHLVKGMDLLQRGFAARYERAAAAKPSPRQIKIGRLYLDGTDPAIDSAIDAVLVAKGFKIYRLSRAFKAQWEQAQKDGKVVAAADAWISDRQYGDKKGVNFITKAVFALGEIEYKANNYTEALKRRPGWQRTLLEAFKKMDFIAVPTLQNLPPKFPFWGTTVVFELRVFNMQNTVGVNLAGNPALALPVPLPAQGKTVPVTSLQLVGPPLSEAELLNAGRLFETKH